A single Dysgonomonas mossii DNA region contains:
- the glyA gene encoding serine hydroxymethyltransferase has product MKRDTAIFDIIEKEYQRQLKGIELIASENFVSEQVMEAMGSCLTNKYAEGYPGKRYYGGCEIVDLSEQLAIDRLKEIFGAEWANVQPHSGAQANAAVFLACMQAGDKFLGLNLSHGGHLSHGSPVNFSGLMFHALEYNVKQETEQVDYEQMEEVARTEKPKIIIAGASAYSRDWDYARIRKIADEIGAIFMVDMAHPAGLVAAGLLNNPLPHAHIVTTTTHKTLRGPRGGAIMLGKDFENPWGKKTPKGEVRMMSALLDSAVFPGIQGGPLEHVIAAKAVSFGEALDPSYKVYQAQVKKNAAVMAQAFMDKGYKVVSGGTDNHSMLIDLRPKFPELTGKLAEKVLVEADITTNKNMVPFDSRSPFLTSGLRFGTPAITTRGAKEPLMGEIVELIDTVLSNPEDGKVIKAVREKVNGIMKDYPLFAW; this is encoded by the coding sequence ATGAAAAGAGACACAGCCATTTTTGATATTATTGAAAAAGAGTATCAACGACAACTGAAAGGGATTGAACTTATCGCCTCTGAAAACTTTGTCAGTGAACAAGTAATGGAGGCTATGGGATCATGCTTAACAAACAAATATGCAGAAGGGTATCCGGGCAAAAGATATTATGGGGGATGCGAAATTGTAGACCTTAGCGAACAGCTAGCTATAGATAGGCTAAAAGAAATATTCGGAGCGGAGTGGGCTAACGTACAACCACACTCGGGAGCTCAGGCAAATGCAGCAGTATTCCTTGCTTGTATGCAGGCCGGAGATAAATTCCTTGGACTGAACCTTTCACACGGAGGACACTTATCACATGGTTCGCCTGTCAACTTCTCAGGATTGATGTTTCATGCATTGGAATACAATGTAAAACAAGAGACAGAGCAAGTAGACTACGAGCAAATGGAAGAAGTTGCCCGTACAGAGAAACCTAAAATTATCATCGCCGGAGCATCGGCCTATTCTCGCGACTGGGATTATGCACGTATCCGCAAAATAGCCGACGAAATAGGTGCTATATTTATGGTAGATATGGCTCACCCGGCAGGACTGGTTGCAGCAGGATTGCTTAACAATCCTCTTCCTCACGCACACATTGTGACTACAACAACTCACAAAACATTGCGTGGACCACGTGGTGGTGCAATTATGCTAGGCAAAGACTTTGAAAATCCTTGGGGCAAGAAAACTCCGAAAGGAGAAGTACGCATGATGTCTGCATTGCTAGACTCGGCAGTATTCCCGGGTATTCAAGGCGGGCCGCTAGAGCATGTGATTGCAGCTAAAGCGGTATCATTTGGCGAAGCTCTCGATCCTTCATACAAAGTTTATCAGGCTCAAGTGAAAAAGAATGCGGCTGTTATGGCTCAAGCTTTTATGGATAAAGGCTACAAAGTAGTATCAGGAGGAACAGACAATCACTCTATGCTTATAGATTTGCGTCCAAAATTCCCTGAACTGACAGGAAAGCTTGCCGAAAAAGTTCTTGTAGAAGCCGATATCACCACCAATAAGAATATGGTTCCGTTCGATAGTCGCAGTCCATTCCTTACATCAGGTCTTCGATTCGGTACTCCGGCAATCACTACACGTGGAGCAAAGGAGCCTTTGATGGGAGAAATAGTGGAATTGATAGATACAGTTCTTTCTAATCCGGAAGACGGAAAAGTAATAAAAGCTGTACGTGAGAAAGTAAATGGAATAATGAAAGATTATCCATTATTTGCTTGGTAG
- a CDS encoding LTA synthase family protein yields MALIIMSLQRTLLLLTNLQHIESVTSKASWIFSALLRGIWFDNVIACYISALPLVVICILGLFNKVNKITFSSFNVYYILIYTVVFAIGFADIPYFAYFFKHLNSSIFNWNEESSTTAKMIFEETSYYIYMGVFLLVVIAFGYLIFKLSKRLLKLQQENIKGKEYFIYIPTCIILAILCILGIRGRFGYNPIKTSQAYFCNNSFLNQLGINPSFYFLRDVIESSKTHHSIDNVISEKDAISYTQKFFGLNPADEQKSPIARYIKAESPAKEMNIVVILMESMSADLLKVTENGKEITPFLNQLIKKSYYFDHFYSAGTHTNHGILATLYGLPALFDKNMMKNVTIPLCQGLPNTLQEQNYKTMFFMPHESQYDNMNAFLLENGFEEIYSQENYPPKMRKNSFGVADDFLLSYSLNKINEKAPTSSPFFATILTVSNHPPYIVPEKFENVSTKPEFQIVAFADDAIRQFFTDAEKQSWFKNTIFVLLGDHGKIVGTQTYEMPLSLNHIPLIIYSPAFTDMPTTVSNPGGQVDVFPTIMGLLDRSYMNNTFGVDMFKTKRPYMFFSSDNALGCIDDKYFYTYNFKSKIDGLYEYSENSSENVLSQFKQKADSMNLYSAAMFQTANYMLKHELTRVKK; encoded by the coding sequence ATGGCATTAATCATAATGTCACTGCAACGTACCTTATTATTACTCACAAATCTGCAACATATAGAAAGTGTAACCTCAAAAGCCAGTTGGATTTTCTCAGCTTTGCTCCGAGGTATTTGGTTCGACAATGTTATAGCATGCTACATCTCAGCATTACCACTCGTAGTTATTTGCATTCTGGGTCTTTTTAATAAAGTAAATAAAATTACGTTCAGTTCATTCAATGTATACTATATACTGATCTATACAGTGGTTTTTGCGATTGGTTTTGCAGACATTCCTTACTTCGCTTATTTCTTCAAACATCTGAACAGTTCTATCTTCAATTGGAATGAAGAAAGCAGTACAACTGCCAAAATGATATTCGAAGAAACATCATATTACATATATATGGGTGTTTTTCTTCTGGTAGTCATCGCTTTTGGATATCTGATTTTCAAATTGAGCAAAAGGCTTTTAAAACTACAGCAAGAAAATATAAAAGGAAAAGAATATTTCATTTACATTCCCACTTGTATTATCCTTGCCATACTATGCATATTGGGTATCAGGGGGCGTTTCGGATACAATCCGATAAAAACAAGCCAAGCTTACTTTTGCAACAATTCATTCTTAAATCAGTTGGGCATAAACCCTTCTTTTTATTTCTTGCGGGATGTTATCGAATCATCGAAAACTCATCATAGCATAGACAATGTTATTTCAGAAAAAGACGCTATTTCATATACACAGAAGTTTTTCGGACTAAATCCGGCTGATGAGCAAAAGTCGCCTATTGCCCGATATATTAAAGCAGAAAGTCCGGCAAAAGAGATGAATATCGTCGTCATACTCATGGAATCGATGTCTGCCGATCTGCTAAAAGTCACAGAAAACGGAAAAGAAATAACTCCATTTCTCAACCAGCTTATAAAGAAATCATATTATTTCGATCATTTTTATTCAGCCGGCACACATACCAATCATGGCATCTTAGCCACACTGTACGGACTACCGGCCTTGTTTGATAAGAACATGATGAAAAATGTAACAATCCCTTTATGCCAGGGGTTGCCAAATACGTTACAAGAGCAAAATTACAAAACGATGTTCTTCATGCCGCACGAGTCCCAGTATGACAATATGAATGCTTTCTTATTGGAAAATGGATTTGAAGAAATATATTCTCAAGAAAACTATCCACCCAAAATGCGAAAAAACAGCTTTGGTGTTGCAGATGATTTTCTACTCAGTTATTCGCTGAACAAAATAAATGAAAAGGCTCCGACGTCATCTCCTTTTTTTGCAACAATACTCACAGTGAGCAATCATCCTCCATATATTGTACCTGAAAAATTTGAAAATGTAAGCACAAAACCCGAATTCCAAATAGTAGCATTTGCAGATGATGCTATACGACAATTTTTTACTGATGCAGAAAAACAAAGCTGGTTTAAAAACACAATATTTGTACTGCTTGGAGACCATGGAAAAATAGTGGGCACACAAACCTATGAAATGCCTCTTTCGCTAAACCATATCCCACTGATCATATACTCTCCGGCGTTTACAGATATGCCCACAACGGTTTCCAATCCGGGAGGACAAGTTGATGTATTCCCTACCATTATGGGTTTACTAGACCGTTCGTACATGAATAATACTTTTGGGGTAGACATGTTCAAGACAAAACGTCCGTATATGTTTTTCTCTTCTGATAATGCGCTTGGATGTATCGATGATAAATACTTTTATACTTATAACTTCAAATCGAAGATAGATGGGTTATATGAATATAGTGAAAATAGTAGCGAGAATGTTCTTTCTCAATTCAAACAGAAAGCAGATAGCATGAACTTATATTCAGCAGCCATGTTTCAAACTGCTAACTATATGCTCAAACATGAACTGACAAGAGTAAAGAAATAA
- a CDS encoding NUDIX hydrolase, translating into MKKEKSTAEPQRKEKDIFNLNISVDCTIFGFHSGSLKVLLCKPSVGEKWMLPGGLITRDEIPDETARRILKAKTGLSDTYLKQFSFFGRKDKKQEENENPEILSEISLAYFALIKSGDAQLVEDNDTEHIEWFEINNISDLHPEHKIIFETALSTLRKQIGFIPIGYELLPEKFTMPELRSIYEAILGRELDRRNFQRKMLSIGFIKALNETRKVGAHKSPNLYSFDKKKYEEAERLGIQLMSNNL; encoded by the coding sequence ATGAAAAAAGAAAAATCTACTGCCGAGCCTCAGAGAAAAGAAAAGGATATTTTCAATCTTAATATCTCGGTCGATTGTACAATATTCGGATTTCACTCAGGAAGCCTCAAAGTTTTACTATGCAAACCCAGTGTCGGCGAAAAATGGATGCTTCCCGGAGGGCTTATAACAAGAGATGAAATACCGGATGAAACGGCACGCCGGATCTTAAAAGCAAAAACAGGGTTAAGCGATACCTATCTGAAGCAGTTCTCATTCTTTGGGAGAAAAGATAAAAAACAAGAAGAAAACGAAAACCCCGAAATACTTAGTGAAATTAGTCTGGCCTATTTTGCCCTTATCAAATCAGGAGATGCACAACTCGTCGAAGATAACGATACTGAACATATCGAATGGTTCGAAATAAATAATATCTCAGATTTACACCCGGAACATAAGATTATTTTTGAAACCGCTCTCTCTACCCTCCGCAAACAAATTGGATTCATACCTATCGGTTACGAACTTTTACCCGAAAAATTCACAATGCCCGAATTAAGAAGTATCTATGAGGCAATATTAGGAAGAGAACTAGACCGTAGAAATTTCCAGCGCAAAATGCTCTCTATTGGCTTTATAAAAGCATTGAATGAAACACGGAAAGTAGGAGCTCACAAATCGCCCAATTTGTACTCTTTCGACAAGAAAAAATATGAGGAAGCTGAAAGACTTGGAATTCAGTTAATGAGCAACAACTTGTAA
- the pdxB gene encoding 4-phosphoerythronate dehydrogenase PdxB: MKIIADKNIPYLKGAAEYYGDVTYLDGAAFTHDAIKEADALIVRTVTRFDEAILKNTNVKLICSATIGYDHIDTDYCDAHDIVWHNAPGCNSGSVQQYIVSSLIRISRQKGFELKDKTIGIVGVGNVGKKVAKACEMLGMKVLLNDPPRQKAEQRDLFVSLDEIIDKADIITFHTPLTKEGEYKTYHLADTEFFSSLKRKPIIINSARGGIVDTAAIKIAIANNLISGAIIDCWEKEPDIDLEYMEMVDIATPHIAGYSADGKANATRMSLESVADFYGMSKEPLSRIIAPDPVNPIIDLTGLKNSDNFLFDAILHTYDPMSDFERLKASPATFKQQRNNYPLRREYFAYKINADIFSDVRQSLLDFGFAE, encoded by the coding sequence CTGATGCCTTAATTGTGCGTACTGTTACTCGCTTTGACGAAGCAATACTAAAAAATACGAATGTAAAGCTTATATGCTCCGCTACTATTGGCTATGATCATATCGATACCGATTACTGTGATGCACATGATATCGTTTGGCATAATGCTCCGGGGTGCAATTCCGGTTCAGTGCAGCAATATATAGTTTCTTCATTGATAAGAATCTCCCGTCAGAAAGGTTTTGAGCTCAAAGATAAAACGATAGGTATTGTTGGTGTAGGGAATGTAGGGAAAAAGGTAGCGAAAGCTTGCGAAATGTTAGGTATGAAGGTTCTGCTAAATGACCCACCACGTCAAAAAGCTGAGCAGAGAGATTTATTTGTCAGTCTTGATGAAATAATAGATAAAGCTGATATTATCACTTTCCATACACCCTTAACAAAAGAAGGCGAATATAAGACTTATCATTTAGCAGATACCGAGTTCTTCTCGTCTCTCAAGAGAAAACCGATTATAATAAATTCGGCGAGAGGAGGCATTGTAGATACAGCGGCTATAAAAATAGCTATAGCTAACAACCTTATATCGGGCGCAATTATCGATTGCTGGGAAAAAGAACCCGATATAGACCTTGAATACATGGAGATGGTTGATATTGCCACTCCGCATATAGCAGGTTATTCGGCAGACGGAAAAGCCAACGCAACGCGTATGTCTCTTGAATCTGTTGCCGATTTCTATGGGATGAGCAAAGAGCCGTTATCTCGCATAATAGCGCCTGATCCTGTAAACCCTATAATAGATCTCACAGGACTAAAAAACTCCGATAATTTTCTCTTTGATGCTATATTGCATACATACGACCCTATGTCTGACTTCGAAAGACTAAAAGCATCTCCTGCGACTTTCAAGCAGCAGCGGAATAACTATCCTTTGCGTAGAGAGTATTTTGCTTATAAAATAAATGCTGATATTTTTTCTGATGTGAGGCAATCCCTTCTGGACTTCGGTTTTGCTGAATAA